The Pseudomonas sp. FP198 genomic interval GCGGCGAGACGCCGTTGCAGGCACAGGTCACTGCGCAGCCGGATGAGAAACGCCAGGCTTATGCCACTGCTACGCACTCGGCGGTGTTCGTCGAGGTGCTGGTCGACGAAGACCTGGGCACGGTGAAGGTCCACCGCGTGGTCAGCGTCATCGCGGCCGGGCGGGTGATCAACCCGAAAACCGCCCGCAGCCAGATTCTCGGTGGCGTGGTCTGGGGCGTTGGCATGGCCTTGCACGAAGAGACCCTGACCGACCACGCCCTGGGCCGTCACATGAACCACAACCTCGCCGAATACCACGTGCCGGTCAACGCCGACATCGGCGACATCGACGTGGTGTTTGTCGATGAACAGGACGACATTGTCAATGCGCTGGGGTCCAAGGGCGTCGGTGAAATCGGCATCGTGGGCGTGGCAGCAGCGGTGGCTAATGCCATTTACCATGCCACCGGCAAACGGGTGCGGGACTTTCCCATTACGCTGGATAAATTGCTCTGATGGAGTGATCAATAACGGTGAGCCTGTGGGACTTCGGTTCCACAGGCTGGAGAGCAGTGGTTCGAACGCCTGTTGAGTTCAAAGGAGAGCCTCCGGTTGTCCTGCGTCCCGCTCGGGTGAAGGGGGCTTTTCGAACGACGGGTTGTCGCTTTTGAATAATCTGTTCAGGGCTCCTTGATATGGGTGTTGACCGCTGCTTTCTCCTCGATGGGGGGCTTGCTGGCCGGTGAGGTATCGCCCTTGAACAGTTCGTTCCAGAAGTTTTCACTATCGATATCAGGTCTTTCGGTGTTGAGATCCATTGCTATATCAAGCAGCAGCCTGGCTTCGTAATCGGCTGGATACTGCGATTGTTCAATGGCGGGCAAGCCACGGTAATGCTCGAGCACGTTCTTGTAGAAATCGGTCGTTTTTCCTGTGTTGCTGTATTCCATCCCCGACTTGGCGATGACTATCTGCCGCCATGCCTCTTCCTGCTGGCCTACTTCATGCTGCGCAGAGCGCCGCTCATTAACGGTAAAAGCGCCGCTGTCATCGTAAATAATCAAGGTCAGTTGATCTCTCGGCATTCCGGAAAAAGGATTTTTGCCTCGGCCGTCTGTGACGACTCCGTTGATGTATTCAGTAGCCTGTCTGGCACGCGCCAAGAGTTCGGGGTCATCGGTATCAGGAACTTCAGCATCATATCTGGCTTTGGTTTCAATATAATCCTCACCCAATTTTTCTGCTGTGCTCATGGCCAAGGCGAAAAGCTCTCTCCTGCTCAGGCTAGCGTCCCGCGCCTCTGCGCGTTCAGCAGCCTCGCTCAATTGGCGTGAGAGCGGAGAAACGGTGCTGCTGTCATCACCTCCGGTATTTACCGGGTCGTGAATGATATTCAGATTATCGCTAACGGTGGCTTTGGCTCCGGTTGCTTTATTCAGCGTGGGAGCGCTGTGGGTCACGAAATTGATATTGGAAATTGCCATGGTGGTCACCTTTTCCACGCGAGGTGTTCAGACATTTATTTTCCGAGTTCAGGCCTGAAAAGACTTCGAATTCGAACGGTCCTTACTTCATGGTGATTTGCACTGCCCATTCATAAGTTCTGAAGTCTCTGGACAGGACTGTGATAGTGCAGATAGCACCGCCACTCGGAGTAGCAGACTCCTTCCATCTTGGAATCTTGGAGCCTCCTGAACCTGCAGTCGCCACGAAAGTAGTTGAATAAACACACTCCTTGCTGCCCATTGTGTAGCGCAAACTTGCAAAGTTGGCATCTGGAGAGGTTCGACTTTGCACCTTATAGGTGTTGGATTGGTCTGCTTTTATTGATGACGTGGGGGTGGGGTTGGAATTGTTCCTGGTGGAGGCTTCGTTGTTGTTTGTAACGGTGTATGTCGCGTCCTTTGTGCCAAGGTTCTTGAATGTGACGGTTACGGTTGGCCCAGCCATAGCTGAAGTCATGGAGAAAATTGTCAATGCAAGAATTGTTATTGTCCAGGTTGATGCGCGCATGGTTCGTTCCCTGTATTGATTTTTATACAGCGTTGCCGGTATTGCTTCACGGAGGATGTTTTTTGCATGGTGTGACGCTAAATGGTTTTTTGCAATGCCAATAAGTCTGCGTATGTTAATAAGGGAAAGATACGTAAGAAGATTTACTCTGGCGTGTAGTAAGTAAGTTGTTTATATAAACAAGCAGGTTTGGCCCTTAGGACTCTTCCCACAAATACTGCCGAAAAGGCCCAATGCATTCCTCAACTCGGATGCCCAAGAATCGAACAGAGAAAAATCGGCCAAACCCAGCAAGCCCGCAAGGCCATGACCCACAGGCGAAAAAGCCCAGCGATTCCCGAAGCAATACGCCTCAGGCTTTCGTTTCGGCAACCGGTTCGTGCATCCGATCGCGGTTGGCCAGGGTCGGGAACAGTTTGATCCAGGCTCCGGTCACCAGCAGCGTGCCGACGCCGCCCATGACCACCGCCGGCACCGTGCCGAACCAGTGGGCGGTCAGGCCGGATTCGAATTCGCCCAGCTGGTTCGAGGCGCCGATGAACAGGCCGTTCACGGCGCTGACCCGGCCACGCATTTCATCCGGCGTTTCCAATTGCACGAAAGAGGCGCGGATGACCATGCTGATCATGTCCGCCGCGCCCAGCACCACCAGCACCGCCAAGGAAAACCAGAACGAAGTGGAGAGGCCGAACGCGATCGTGGCGACGCCGAACACGCCCACCGCCGTGAACATCACCCGGCCAACCTTGCGCTCGACGGCAAACCGCGCCAGCCACAACGACATCAGCAAGGCACCCACCGCCGGCGCCGAGCGCAACAGGCCCAGGCCCCACGGGCCGGTGAGCAGGATGTCCTTGGCGAATACCGGCAGCAACGCCGTCGCGCCCCCCAGCAATACCGCGAACAGGTCCAGGGAAATCGCCCCGAGAATATCCTGCCGGCTGCGGATGAAGCGGATGCCCGCCAGCAGCGAATCCAGGGTCGCCTTGCCTTTGTTCAACGGCGTCTGCCGGGCGGGCAGGTTGAGCATCAGGCCGCAGGCGATGAGGTAGAGCAGCACGGTCGGCCCATAGACCCAGACGCTGCCGAAGGCGTACAGCAAACCGCCCAGGGCTGGCGCGACGATGGTCGCCGATTGTTGTGCCGACTGCGCAGCGGCCACGGCGCGGGGAAACAGCGCGGAAGGCACGATGCTCGGCAGTAGTGCCTGGGTCGTCGGCATTTCGAAGGAGCGGGCCGCGCCCAGCAGGAACGCCAGGATGAAGATCATCTCGCGCGTGACGTTGTCGGTGGCGCTGCCGATTACCAGCGCCACGGCAATCGTCGCCTGCAGGGATTGGCAGATGGCTGCGACCTTGCGCCGGTCATACCGATCGGCTACATGGCCGGTGTGCAGCATGAACAGCACCCGCGGTGCGAATTCGACCAGCCCTACGAGACCCAGGTCCAAGACGTTGCCGGTCAGTTGATAGAGGTTCCAGCCGATGGCCACGGTGAGCATCTGGAAGCCGCTTGCCGTGAAGATCCGGGCTAGCCAGAAGGCGATGAAAGGTCGGTGGTGACGGAGCAGCAAGGGCGCTTGGCTGGGCATCTATGACGGGTCCGGTGACGTGAAGAGCGAGATTATCACCGAGCTGTAACTGGAAGTTGCGGCGGCTGGAAAAATAGTTAGCCAGACATCAATTCAGACTGATGCGGGCTTTTGTGGCGAGGGAGCTTGCTCCCGCTCGGTTGCGCAGCGACCGCAAAATCTCGGGGCCGCTGCGCAGCCCAGCGGGAGCAAGCTCCCTCACCACGGGAAAGCATGTGTTTGGAAGCGATGCCGTGGGGCAGCTTTACGGCACTGAGACAACCTGCCACGCGACAAAAGACCACGCCGTCCATCGGCAAATATGGGTCTACTCTTTGAGCATTGCTTGATCCAGATCAACGCCTGCCCAGGCGTTGCGCTGGGGGCCACCTGGCCAGAGTCCTGCGTTGTGACGGTTCTAAAAAAAGAACGATTTGAAAAGCATCACACTCCATATCCCCAGGGAGCTGTGATGCAAGCCCCGCCCGCAGCCGGTTTTACCTGACAGAGGAAGACTTATGTTCGGTTTGGAGGCGCTCGATCTCGCCCGAATCCAGTTCGCATTCACCATCTCGTTCCACATCCTGTTCCCGGCCATCACCATTGGCCTGGCGAGCTACCTGGCGGTGCTCGAAGGCCTGTGGCTGAAGACGCGTGACGACACCTACCGCGACCTGTACCACTTCTGGTCGAAGATATTTGCCGTCAACTTCGGCATGGGCGTGGTGTCCGGCCTGGTCATGGCCTATCAGTTCGGCACCAACTGGAGCCGCTTTTCAGACTTCGCCGGTGCGGTCACCGGGCCGTTACTGACCTATGAGGTGCTCACGGCATTCTTCCTGGAGGCGGGTTTCCTCGGGGTCATGTTGTTCGGCTGGAATCGCGTCGGCAGGGGGCTGCACTTCTTCTCTACGGTCATGGTGGCGATCGGCACCCTGATCTCGACTTTCTGGATCCTCTCCTCCAACAGCTGGATGCAGACTCCGCAGGGCTACGAAATCATCGATGGCCGGGTCATCCCGGTGGATTGGCTGGCAGTGGTGTTCAACCCCTCGTTCCCTTACCGACTGTTGCACATGTCGGTCGCGGCATTTGTTGCCACGGCGTTTTTTGTCGGATCGTCGGCGGCCTGGCATCT includes:
- a CDS encoding MFS transporter; amino-acid sequence: MPSQAPLLLRHHRPFIAFWLARIFTASGFQMLTVAIGWNLYQLTGNVLDLGLVGLVEFAPRVLFMLHTGHVADRYDRRKVAAICQSLQATIAVALVIGSATDNVTREMIFILAFLLGAARSFEMPTTQALLPSIVPSALFPRAVAAAQSAQQSATIVAPALGGLLYAFGSVWVYGPTVLLYLIACGLMLNLPARQTPLNKGKATLDSLLAGIRFIRSRQDILGAISLDLFAVLLGGATALLPVFAKDILLTGPWGLGLLRSAPAVGALLMSLWLARFAVERKVGRVMFTAVGVFGVATIAFGLSTSFWFSLAVLVVLGAADMISMVIRASFVQLETPDEMRGRVSAVNGLFIGASNQLGEFESGLTAHWFGTVPAVVMGGVGTLLVTGAWIKLFPTLANRDRMHEPVAETKA